The following is a genomic window from Hydrogenobaculum sp. Y04AAS1.
CATAAGGACAGACAATCCAAGCCTTACGGTAAGATATGTAAAAGGTAAAAACCCAATAAGAGTTATACCTTGCTCTACGGCAAACATACCGTTTGATGCAAACGTTTTATCAAAGGATGCTCATACGATCATAGCCACCACCAAAAGAGCCCCAGAAGAAAAAATCAAAAAACTTACGGAAATGGGTATAGAAGTGCTTGTGACAGGAGATTACCTTGTGGATTTTGAGCTTTTACTAAAAAAATTAAGAGAAAAAGATATAAAAAGCTTGATGGTAGAAGGTGGTTCTTCTATAAATTGGGAGCTTTGTAAGTTAAAAGCTGTAAATGAAATTCGTATTATACATCTTCCTGTAATTGTTGGCGGTGAAAACGTTCCTACTTTGGTAGGCGGAGAGGGTTTTAAGACTTTAAACAATATACTTCATCTAAGGCTTAGGGCGCATTTTAAAAGAGGATACCATCTCATCACCGAATGGGAAGTGGTATAATAAAGGTATAAATTTTTGGAGGTATTTAAAATGCAAGAAAATCAAGAAGGTTATTACGCAGTGCCCTTCAGCATAGTGGGGTTGTTTCTTACAAACAAGGATGTGGAGCAAAGCATTAGGGAGGAGATAAGCCCTGAAGAACTTGAAAAACTTCAAGAGATCGTAGCTAAAATGCTTTTTACCTCTGGAGTTAACGTAGCCCTATATCCTGGAATAGTGCCACCAGATCAAGCTGTAGAAGCGGTAAATGAGCTTGAAGATCTCATTATGGGCGAAGGAGAAGAATGACAAAAGATTCTCCTTATTTTGTTTCTATTGCCTTATGCGGCTTTTTGGGTCGCATGGGTAGTAGTATTATAGAAGTTTCTAAAAGCTATCAAGACTTAGTTGTAAAAGCAGGCGTAGACAAAGAAGAGCTTATTAAAGGTAAAACTTTTGTGTTAGAATATGTATCATCTAAATTAGAAGATGTTGTTGACTATGTAGATGTCGTCATAGAGTTTACAGGTAGTGTGGATACAGCCATAAAAAATGCTTATATATGCAAAGAACATAACAAACCTATTGTAATAGGCACTACTGGGTTTGATCAGCATCAGTTAGACCAAATAAAAGAACTCTCTAAATCAATACCTATAGTATTTTCCCCAAATATGAGTCTTGGGGTCAATGTACTCTTTAAGCTTTTAGAAATAGCTACAAAAGCTTTAAAGGATAAAGGGTATGATATAGAGATATCAGAAATTCACCATCGTTTTAAAAAGGATGCACCCTCTGGAACCGCTTTAAGGCTGTTGGAAATAGTAAAAAAAGAGATTCCGGATGTAAAAGAAACCTTTGGAAGAGAATGGCTAGCACCAAGACAGGATAAGGAAGTGGGTGTTTTTGCTATAAGGGGAGGAGATGTGGTGGGTGAACATACTGTCTATATGTTTGGTATGGGAGAGAGGTTGGAGCTTACCCATAGAGCCACAGATAGGAGGATATTCGCAAAGGGCTCTTTGGAGGCTGCCAAATGGGTTTATAGAAAACCTGCGGGCTTTTATTCAATGTTTGATGTGCTTGGCTTATGAAGCTGTATAGTCTTTTATTGGATAAGACTTATAAGCCTTTGACACTCCTTGATTATAGAAAATCTTTCTTGTTAGAATATACACAAAGGGCTACGGTGCTTGAATACCATCCAGAAGCTGTAATAAGATCTACTTACAGAACTTACAAAGTACCCATTGTACTCAAAACCAACGCTTTATCAAAAACTTTTTATAAGAATATACCCACTAGGTACAACGTCTATGTAAGAGATAACTTCACTTGTGGTTATTGCGGTAAGGTGTGTGATGATAGCGAGATTACGGTAGACCATATAATACCTGTATCAAAGGGTGGTAAATGGACTTGGGATAATCTTGTTACTGCTTGTGAATCTTGCAATGCAAGTAAATCTGACAATATTATAATGCCAATTTATATTAAACCCCATAAACCTCAATATTTTACATTGCTTTTAAAAGAACATTTGAAAAAAATTGATGAAACTACGTTAAATATTATAAAGCCTTATTGCTATCAATATTTAAAAGAGATTTCTTGAGCTTTAGTTTTATGCTATAATATTAGCTTAAAACATTTGTAAAGGAGTTATGATATGGCGGCATGTTTTGTTTGCAATAAAAAGGCTGTTTATGGGAAAAGCGTTACATTTTCAGCAGAAAGAAATTCAAGAGTATTTAAACCAAACCTCCAGAGTGTAAAGATTAGGATGCCAGATGGTAGCACAAAGCGCGTTATGGTATGTACAAAGTGTCTAAAAGCCGGGAAGGTGGTAAAAGCCGTTTGATATACTGATTTAACGCATTTTGAAAAGATAAAATAAATATATATTTTTCTTATGAAAGTTTTAGTGGCAGGGGGTACCGGTTTTGTTGGCAAATATGTTGTAGAGGCTTTGGAGAAGTCTACTCATTCTTACAAACTTTTGACGCGCAAAAAAGTAAGTAAGCCTCATATCGTTGTGGATTTTTTCGATGAAGAAAGCCTTAAAAAGGCTTTTGAACAAGAAAAACCAGATGTATTGATAAATCTTATAGGCATTTTGGTAGAAGAGCCTTCTAAAGGTATAACCTTTGAAAATATCCATTACCTTATACCAAAAAATCTTTATACCGTCGCCAAAGAATACGGTATAAAACACATCATACATATGAGCGCTTTGGGAGTCTCAGAAGAAGCCCCATCTATGTATCATCACACCAAGCTTTTAGCAGAAAAATTTCTCATGTCTTTGGGGATAGATTACACCATTATAAGACCTTCTTTGATAATAGGACCTGAGCAAAGACTTTTTAAAGATCTTGATTTCTTTGGAAAATACTTTCATATTATGGCTCATCCCGGTATATTGTCTTATTATTTTGCACCGGTGGATGTTAGAGATGTTGCTTTTGTATTTGTAAAAGCTATAGACGATCCAAATTTAAAGAATAAGATTATAGAGCTTTGCGGTAAAAAGCCTGTTTCTTTTGATAAACTTTTAAAAGATAGTTTTAAGCTTTTAGGAAGACATGCTTTTGTGTTAAGACTACCAAAACCTCTGATGTATGTAAGCGGTGCTTTGGTTGAGAAAATATTAGAACCACCTCCTTTTAGCAAAGACCAAATACTTATGATGTACAAAAACAACGTTTGCCAAGGACAAGACCCATGGCCATTGATAGGAAAAGAACCAATCTCCTACGAAGAATCTTTGAAATGGGCTATAGAAAACTACAAGTCACATTTAAAACATGGTCTGAAAAGCTAACGTATAATCCCAGTAGTTTTTTAAAGTAGTTTGACCATTTTCGGTATCGTATATCAAATTTGAATTTGGGTTTATAAAATCTGCTCCTAAGGATATCTTAGCAGATTCACCGTTTATATAATAAGTACCAAAGATGCTAAGCCTGTTTATCTTGGCTTTGTTAGAGTAGTTGTTGGTGTTTTCGTCGGTTTCGTATCTAAGGGCCAAAGAGGGTTTTCCTATGCCTATGTGTTTGTCATATAAAATAGCCGTTTGTATATAATATCCAGTAGCTTTTATAGGTGCTTTTACCGTATATTGACTAACTGACATTCCATATGGTAAGTCTGTTGTGTTTGAATATCCCATCTGAAGGTTTGGGACGAGACTATTAAACTTTTTCTCAATCAAAAGGTCTGTGTCAAAGGATTTTGAATTTGTAGAACCGCTTTGGTTTGTAAATTTATCTTGCTCATATGCTATACCAAGTGCTAAAATATTCTTATTACCAAAATATGTGTCTTCATCCATATAACCTTCGTTATTTGAAAAGCCCAAAAACGTTGGAGATAGCTCAAGTCTAAAACCGTATTTTAAACTTGGAGATGTGATGTTGTCGTTTGAAAGTTCATAGTCGTATCTTCCGTTTGCTATATCTACATAGTATTTGATAGCACTGTGAAATTTGGAGCCCCAAATTGCTATACCCATGTCTCTGTAGGCATTTTGTATATCAGAACCTATATCAAGAGGCGTAAATGGGTTTACAAACATAGGTCCTTTTAGGGATTTGTTCATTATAAAACTATTTATTGTACCAACCCCTTCCATAGTAGGGATAACGGTATAATAGCTGTCTGTTAAAGATATGCGAGAATATGGATCCATAAAAAGGCCTGTCATTATATTAAAAGATTTTGAAAATCTAAAATTTATATAAGCATCTTTTACAATACTTTGGTGCATACCAGTGTGAGTTCTTGCTGTACCATCTGGTGAGAGTAAATTGTTATCTGAAAAATCAAAGTTTGCTCCAAACTCCACTATTTTATTTAGTTTACCCATAAAATATATACGGGCGTTTTGTACTGAGAAGTTTGTAGAAGAATGATCGGTGGTTGTTACAGCTCCGTCTTTTTGTGCAAATATTTGAAGTTTAAGGCCAGCCATAACATCCTGCTGGCCTTGTTTTATTTCAAATGAAAAAGATGAACTTGTAACTAAAGCTAGTAAAAGTAGTGATTTTAAGCTTTTAAAAGCCAAAACTAAAACCTAAATCTGCGTTTACATCTTTTACTTCTTTTATATCTGGGAACTTTTGCTTAAGGGCTCTTTCCACTCCGGCTTTTAATGTAAGAGTAGACATACCACAACCAGAGCAAGCCCCCATAAGCCTTACTAATACTGTACCATCTTCTTCTATGCTAACA
Proteins encoded in this region:
- a CDS encoding dihydrofolate reductase family protein — its product is MNNQDKPYVIIVSELTLDGKLTLYRGASSKELMTLMDEEAYRYLHEVRAKVDAIMVGCETIRTDNPSLTVRYVKGKNPIRVIPCSTANIPFDANVLSKDAHTIIATTKRAPEEKIKKLTEMGIEVLVTGDYLVDFELLLKKLREKDIKSLMVEGGSSINWELCKLKAVNEIRIIHLPVIVGGENVPTLVGGEGFKTLNNILHLRLRAHFKRGYHLITEWEVV
- the dapB gene encoding 4-hydroxy-tetrahydrodipicolinate reductase produces the protein MTKDSPYFVSIALCGFLGRMGSSIIEVSKSYQDLVVKAGVDKEELIKGKTFVLEYVSSKLEDVVDYVDVVIEFTGSVDTAIKNAYICKEHNKPIVIGTTGFDQHQLDQIKELSKSIPIVFSPNMSLGVNVLFKLLEIATKALKDKGYDIEISEIHHRFKKDAPSGTALRLLEIVKKEIPDVKETFGREWLAPRQDKEVGVFAIRGGDVVGEHTVYMFGMGERLELTHRATDRRIFAKGSLEAAKWVYRKPAGFYSMFDVLGL
- a CDS encoding HNH endonuclease is translated as MKLYSLLLDKTYKPLTLLDYRKSFLLEYTQRATVLEYHPEAVIRSTYRTYKVPIVLKTNALSKTFYKNIPTRYNVYVRDNFTCGYCGKVCDDSEITVDHIIPVSKGGKWTWDNLVTACESCNASKSDNIIMPIYIKPHKPQYFTLLLKEHLKKIDETTLNIIKPYCYQYLKEIS
- the rpmB gene encoding 50S ribosomal protein L28 codes for the protein MAACFVCNKKAVYGKSVTFSAERNSRVFKPNLQSVKIRMPDGSTKRVMVCTKCLKAGKVVKAV
- a CDS encoding NAD-dependent epimerase/dehydratase family protein; this encodes MKVLVAGGTGFVGKYVVEALEKSTHSYKLLTRKKVSKPHIVVDFFDEESLKKAFEQEKPDVLINLIGILVEEPSKGITFENIHYLIPKNLYTVAKEYGIKHIIHMSALGVSEEAPSMYHHTKLLAEKFLMSLGIDYTIIRPSLIIGPEQRLFKDLDFFGKYFHIMAHPGILSYYFAPVDVRDVAFVFVKAIDDPNLKNKIIELCGKKPVSFDKLLKDSFKLLGRHAFVLRLPKPLMYVSGALVEKILEPPPFSKDQILMMYKNNVCQGQDPWPLIGKEPISYEESLKWAIENYKSHLKHGLKS
- a CDS encoding porin, translated to MAGLKLQIFAQKDGAVTTTDHSSTNFSVQNARIYFMGKLNKIVEFGANFDFSDNNLLSPDGTARTHTGMHQSIVKDAYINFRFSKSFNIMTGLFMDPYSRISLTDSYYTVIPTMEGVGTINSFIMNKSLKGPMFVNPFTPLDIGSDIQNAYRDMGIAIWGSKFHSAIKYYVDIANGRYDYELSNDNITSPSLKYGFRLELSPTFLGFSNNEGYMDEDTYFGNKNILALGIAYEQDKFTNQSGSTNSKSFDTDLLIEKKFNSLVPNLQMGYSNTTDLPYGMSVSQYTVKAPIKATGYYIQTAILYDKHIGIGKPSLALRYETDENTNNYSNKAKINRLSIFGTYYINGESAKISLGADFINPNSNLIYDTENGQTTLKNYWDYTLAFQTMF
- a CDS encoding NifU family protein, which codes for MALPTVEEVEEALDEIRPALRFDGGDIELVSIEEDGTVLVRLMGACSGCGMSTLTLKAGVERALKQKFPDIKEVKDVNADLGFSFGF